A portion of the Sabethes cyaneus chromosome 3, idSabCyanKW18_F2, whole genome shotgun sequence genome contains these proteins:
- the LOC128739622 gene encoding uncharacterized protein LOC128739622 produces MYHPFWRNPYVLWNKSALLVVREASEKEQIVGEQFEPIEDDYFHIAIAPVLKISQLFGVFPLSNVMERLPEKLAFKATSLACFISSAVIFGGYSVSLLSVKRLTVKGINVINVAEPFFFAINATSTVLFWQLAKTWSTLLTEWRRTEKTFLKNPFHRVPLKRRIRSLAVVILFLALVEHMLSVGNNVSNIYREAANCNWTITEPFKYFCFKTFSSAFSSIPYNLPVVIYNEYIVLSMTFVWNFVDLFVVLVSIGLSVRFRQLNHYISDRISQRKPTTEHCWERIRIHYVSLCELVETLNRSVSRLVFVSYANNLYFICFQIMNATHEQPLLINKIYFIYSFIFLLLRAFLMFWYSAQVQDASHQPFMLIRLVPNEEYCDELERVQMYSKRGTSLTGMGVFMVSRKILLTIAGTIITYELVLLAYRRRTDEEQTSGGTGHECELNYPAGNTHMKPTEEHLSLSCKSTKIREITMKPLDSFNVAMRPVILIFQLMGTFPMCGLLQRDTLALRFKWLSIQTAVSLVFVMTGLLMCYIEYERLERVGVNARNIIGILFYIDTVIIMMLMVNFARRWRSLAIKWRYVDSVVPVTGKSNTFMLLKIRWTAWIMILCALVEHTLSKGADVYNQYREAQFCHWDVHDFPRYFASRHYSFVFKHINYNILVLLFFEYANLALTMAWSCQDLMIVLVSLGLTSYFRNLYEKIYHFTSGIMIANEKFWIEIRSQYVQLCDLVDTANNLLASLIISSCGTNLYLICFQLLNISRKEESLASAINHWYALIYLILKTTLVFYAASMVNESALAPRSICTMVPNIGWCLELDRFAGQLRTTRVALSGMGFFHLTKQTMLAMAGTVVTYELVMLKFAENTEGIGDVAPCSALAFSKDT; encoded by the exons ATGTACCATCCTTTCTGGCGAAATCCTTACGTGCTTTGGAACAAAAGTGCTCTACTAGTAGTGCGGGAAGCTTCCGAAAAAGAACAAATTGTGGGAGAACAGTTTGAACCAATAGAAGATGATTATTTTCATATTGCCATAGCACCTG TGCTGAAAATATCCCAACTATTCGGAGTTTTCCCACTTTCCAACGTAATGGAGCGTCTTCCGGAAAAGCTCGCGTTCAAAGCGACTTCTTTGGCATGTTTTATCAGCTCGGCAGTTATTTTCGGTGGATACTCCGTCTCGCTGCTTAGCGTAAAACGGCTAACAGTGAAAGGAATCAATGTTATCAACGTTGCAGAACCGTTTTTCTTTGCCATAAATGCGACGAGTACTGTACTCTTTTGGCAATTGGCAAAAACGTGGAGTACATTACTTACTGAATGGCGCCGCACCGAGAAGACCTTTCTGAAGAATCCCTTCCATAGGGTTCCACTGAAACGAAGGATACGGTCTCTGGCCGTTGTGATACTGTTTCTGGCACTCG TTGAGCACATGTTGTCTGTTGGTAATAACGTTAGCAATATTTACAGAGAGGCAGCCAATTGCAACTGGACAATTACCGAACCATTTAAATACTTTTGCTTTAAAACTTTTAGCTCAGCGTTTTCATCTATACCCTACAATTTACCAGTGGTGATTTATAACGAG TACATCGTTCTGTCGATGACATTTGTGTGGAACTTCGTCGACCTATTCGTCGTTTTGGTCAGCATCGGACTCTCGGTCAGGTTCAGACAGTTAAATCACTACATCTCGGATCGAATCAGTCAACGGAAACCAACAACAGAGCATTGCTGGGAACGGATACGAATCCATTACGTTTCACTGTGCGAACTTGTCGAGACGCTGAACCGTTCCGTCAGTCGGTTGGTGTTTGTGTCTTACGCCAACAACCTGTATTTCATCTGCTTTCAGATTATGAACGCCACCCATGAGCAACCGTTGCTCATTAATAAAATCTACTTTATCTACTCGTTTATATTTCTGCTACTACGAGCTTTCCTAATGTTTTGGTACAGTGCACAGGTTCAGGATGCCAGTCACCAGCCGTTCATGCTAATCCGACTAGTACCCAACGAGGAGTACTGTGACGAGCTAGAACGGGTACAGATGTACTCCAAAAGAGGTACTAGCCTCACCGGAATGGGAGTGTTTATGGTGTCCAGGAAAATTTTACTAACG ATTGCCGGTACGATAATAACCTACGAACTAGTCCTGTTGGCTTACCGGAGACGCACGGATGAAGAGCAAACGTCGGGTGGTACCGGccatgaatgtgaatt AAACTACCCTGCTGGAAACACTCACATGAAACCAACCGAGGAACATCTATCGCTTTCTTGTAAATCTACAAAAATTCGCGAAATCACAATGAAACCTCTGGACTCCTTCAACGTGGCTATGCGACCAGTGATCCTGATCTTCCAGCTCATGGGAACGTTTCCGATGTGTGGATTATTGCAACGGGATACACTCGCGCTACGATTCAAATGGTTATCGATTCAAACGGCTGTCTCTCTGGTGTTCGTTATGACCGGACTGCTCATGTGCTACATCGAATACGAACGTTTGGAACGGGTTGGTGTTAACGCAAGAAATATTATTGGAATCCTATTCTACATCGATACGGTAATCATCATGATGCTAATGGTGAACTTTGCTAGAAGATGGAGATCACTCGCGATCAAATGGAGATATGTCGACAGTGTCGTTCCCGTGACAGGAAAATCCAACACTTTTATGCTATTGAAAATCAGATGGACAGCCTGGATAATGATTTTGTGTGCATTAG TTGAGCACACCCTATCCAAGGGAGCTGATGTGTACAATCAATATCGAGAAGCTCAGTTTTGTCACTGGGACGTTCACGATTTCCCACGGTATTTTGCATCGCGTCATTATTCCTTCGTATTTAAACACATCAATTACAACATACTAGTTCTTTTATTTTTCGAG TACGCTAATTTGGCTCTCACGATGGCCTGGAGCTGCCAGGACCTGATGATTGTTTTGGTTAGTCTGGGTTTAACGAGCTACTTCAGGAATCTTTACGAAAAGATTTACCACTTCACCAGTGGCATTATGATTGCGAACGAGAAGTTCTGGATCGAAATTCGTTCCCAGTATGTGCAGCTGTGCGATCTCGTGGATACGGCGAACAATTTGCTGGCCTCACTCATCATCAGCTCTTGTGGAACAAATTTGTATCTAATTTGCTTTCAGCTACTGAACATCAGCCG AAAGGAGGAAAGCTTAGCATCAGCCATCAATCACTGGTATGCGTTGATCTACCTTATCTTAAAGACTACCCTGGTTTTCTATGCTGCTTCAATGGTCAACGAGTCAGCCCTGGCACCACGATCGATCTGTACTATGGTTCCGAACATTGGATGGTGCCTAGAACTGGACCGGTTTGCCGGTCAACTGCGAACCACACGGGTAGCGCTCTCTGGAATGGGATTTTTTCATTTAACTAAACAAACCATGCTGGCG ATGGCAGGGACAGTAGTGACATACGAATTGGTAATGCTCAAATTTGCTGAGAACACCGAAGGCATCGGAGACGTTGCCCCATGTTCAGCTTTAGCTTTTTCGAAGGATACTTAG